Within Tribolium castaneum strain GA2 chromosome 10, icTriCast1.1, whole genome shotgun sequence, the genomic segment TAAACGCATGACTCATCCGCGGAGTCAAGTGCTTTTTTTCGAAACGTACCGACTCGAAAAAACCGAACCGGCCGGAATTGGGCCGCAATTTCCGAAAAAATCGGCATAACCGGAAAAATTCTTGTAAAGTTGGGCGTAGCTTACACCATGTGTCACGTTCAAATAGCGACGATGTAAACACGCACCAAGGCTTGTTTTTGATATTATCAAGTGATAAGAGCACGGGCAAACGTCTTGATAGGGATACACACCTCGTGGaatttttccttaatttcCTCCTGCTCGTCAGGGGTCAGTTTGGCAAAATCCGCACACGGAGAAGCCATTTTGTGATACGCGACAAACCCACCATGCAGACACAAAACCGACTGGAGAAGTGTACAAAGTGGAGAATGGAACGAGCGAATTCTATTACTCAGCGCCGCCGAACCCCAAACAACTCAGTTATGACGCTTTTCTGTCTGTTATTTTTGCATTCCCTGCCATTTGGACAATAATCACGGCAAGAAATTTACAATCAATTGGcattatttattgcaaatgcgaattttattttagtgaaTTGCCTTAATTAGAACTTAGTCAATCGATTGACTAATCTTTTAACAATCTGTTGTTGTTGCGGCATTTACGGCAAATTTCGATAAGAttaagattaattaattagagcACAGTAAACTCAAATTGTGGCCACGCCACTGCACGGCGCCAtaaattattactaattatattgtattcaaatttttacttgattcacatcattaataaatttttcgtaTGCACTATTGTTAATTTCCTGTAAGGTTAACGATGAGAATTTGAGTTTACTTCCGTTTTGTTCGATCCGAGTTGTTTTGAGCTTGTTATCAGTGATAAGGAATCGTAAGGAAACACACATTACTTGCTGCAGTGACTTTATTAAGCATTTGGAGTACTTTAATCAAATTCGGCCCCGATTGTAATACTTATCTCGCCTGGCAGTATGAAAGTTTGGTGATACCAACGATTCGTATCCACGACGACTAAAACTTGGTTTAGAAATCGCAAAACCACAATTTTGACTTACTGATTTCACCCGACTCCACAATAACTTGCATTTCCTGGCATTTGTACAAACATTCGGGGGGTGGCGCCAGCCGCCACAATTTCCTCCCCTTGATTTGTGCTTGCCACGACGGGAATTGCACGTTATCGACCTACAATTGCatgaacaccctgtataagcgGTCAGGAGCGGCTCACGTGCATGTGGGCCCCCTGGCCGGGCCCCCCCATAAAAATCCAGTTCAGGGCGATGTTTTCCGACGTGTTGGGCAGAAAATACGGGGTGTTGTAAAACTCGCGCAGGATTTTCCCCGCGTTGTCGTTGCAGTTGCTCCAGCCTATATACCAGGGTTTTTGGCCGGGCTCCAGGCTGGCCCGTCGCGGGTCCATTTGCAGCACCTCTTCCAGGGAGGTGAACTCGGTCTTGTAGGGGAAAAACTGGCAGAAGTTTGAGTCCGAATTCGAGTAtaggtttttgaaaaattcaaaggaGAATTTTTGGGATGCGGGCCAGCTGGTGGCGCCATCGGTCACAACGACAGGTTTTGCAGGTGTTACAAAGTTTGGGTAGAAGTCCGAAGGAGAgatgtttttgattttgggGACCTCGGTCACTCCTTCGCAAATGTCGCAAGA encodes:
- the LOC659417 gene encoding bifunctional arginine demethylase and lysyl-hydroxylase JMJD6 isoform X2, which translates into the protein MPSDSSKWFREPESCDICEGVTEVPKIKNISPSDFYPNFVTPAKPVVVTDGATSWPASQKFSFEFFKNLYSNSDSNFCQFFPYKTEFTSLEEVLQMDPRRASLEPGQKPWYIGWSNCNDNAGKILREFYNTPYFLPNTSENIALNWIFMGGPGQGAHMHVDNVQFPSWQAQIKGRKLWRLAPPPECLYKCQEMQVIVESGEIIVVDTNRWYHQTFILPGEISITIGAEFD
- the LOC659417 gene encoding bifunctional arginine demethylase and lysyl-hydroxylase JMJD6 isoform X1 codes for the protein MNLLNSSSCLIDMPSDSSKWFREPESCDICEGVTEVPKIKNISPSDFYPNFVTPAKPVVVTDGATSWPASQKFSFEFFKNLYSNSDSNFCQFFPYKTEFTSLEEVLQMDPRRASLEPGQKPWYIGWSNCNDNAGKILREFYNTPYFLPNTSENIALNWIFMGGPGQGAHMHVDNVQFPSWQAQIKGRKLWRLAPPPECLYKCQEMQVIVESGEIIVVDTNRWYHQTFILPGEISITIGAEFD